The genomic DNA CCGCTCTGCGTGCCCAGCCAGGCCCCCCGGCCACACTCGTGTGCCACGAGCGTGTAGCCCCCGCATCCCCCGGCTCACGTGCATGCCGGGCACAGTGACAACTCTGAGCTGCCTTCTCCCCACTGAGTTCATCCTTTGCCCCATCAAGCGCCTCACTCCCAACCCTGGAGAAGTAAGGAGAAAGGCTGGCCCACGCCCACACTGGCTACCCCCGAAGACTTGAGCGCACAGGGGGAAACAGGAAGTGTCCCGAGCTCTGTGCTCAGAAGCGTTTACACCGACGACCCTCCACTGCGGCTTTagccctctttatttattttttttttaattttttttttaacgtttatttatttttgagacagagagggacagagcatgaacaggggaggggcagagagagagggagacacagaatctgaagcaggctccaggctctgagctgtcagcacagagcccgacacggggctcgaacccacggactgtgagatcatgacctgagccgaagtcggacgcttaaccgaccgagccacccaggtgcccggttTTAGCCCTCTTTACAGCAGGGAAGTGTGCTTGTTTCGGGAGAGGTTTAATTACTTTGTAAACGTGGCTGaaaatttggaaggaagaaagaggagattcTTACGACAGTCACTGTAGATGTTGGTTAAGTCACCACAGGCCACTTGAATGGTTTCTATGGTGGCAAACTGAAGGGGTTGAAGGAACGCCCAAGATTTACGGAAGCTGGTCAAGACCTCACTGTCACCCTTGGCCCCTGTCCTGCAGATTCTCTATTTAAGCTCCGGGGCTTAGTTGCTTCATTGGCCAAATGgggaattaattaaatattttccttccttatgtCAGAGGTGTCTTAAGGgcatcaaaatacaaaatacaaataagaatctGCAAAATCTTTGGAGAATAGAACATTTTCTACTTGAGCAGGTAGtctgattcagaaaaaaaagaaaaaaagggtatGTTTTTCCAGGTTCTAATAACAAccaggaggtgcctgggtagctcagtcagttaagcatctgactctggttcaggtcatcatctcacggtttttgggttctggctctgtgctgatactcagagctcagagcctgcttcagattctgtgtctccctctctctctgtccctcccctgctcgtactctgcaccccctttctctctcaaaaatgaataaacgttaaaaaaaaacacaacagaaccAGGACAGTAATATTGGTCGTGAGAAATTCactaatgattttgaaaataagtgCCTGTACCTATTCTGTTTCTAAACTGATAAATTAAGAGTTACCATAGAGAGACTGGATCCCTTGTACGTCGTCATCAGGAAGCATGAAGTGGCTTTGGCCAGTGTAGGTGTAGATGGGAAACATGAGTGCTCCTGGGTCCTTGGAGTGGTCGAGACCTAAGGAGTGGCCAAACTCGTGGGCAGCGACAAGAAACAAGTTGTAACCTGTAAGGAAACAAGGAAACGATGAGAAAACCAGGTCGTCTGATGACCAGTGGACAGAATGCTATTTTCTTCacgtatttctctttcttggtaaTTTTACcgtttttttaacattaatattcAGTTGATTGAAGGAAGATTCAAAATATGGATTTAATCCTTATAAAGAATTGAGTGTTTTCTTTGATTATCGCTGCCTACATAATTAGAGTATCAACAGACTGCTCTCGAATAAGTAGTCATCAGTGAGGATTTACTGCGAAGACACTAAAAATCATTGTTCTCTCAGGCCAGGTGAGGAAAGGGGACAGTGGTGGCCTTAAAGGAGGAGTCACGGGAAGTCACATAGGGCGGTACAGATCAAGGGTGTTTCTAGAACATCATCAGAACAAGAGGCACCATGACAAGGGATAACGGCCAAGTATGGCGGATGCACTAAATAGCGTCTCTGGGAATCTACTTGGGAACAAATCCCAACCAAACAATCCTTTCCAGAATGTCTGTAGACgctaaaatttaagaaatacaggCCCTGGAGATGATCGGTCCGCTGTCCCCTATTTTAGCAGACCACTGTGTCACAGTTTCTACATGACTTCCTCTAGTCATTCTTTCTGCCAATATCTGAGCCTCTTCGTACTAGTattttaaactggaaaaaatatatatatataaaaggttGGAAAAAACACATGGAAGCTGGAGTCGGTGGTTTCAGTTTGACCTGAAACACCACTTGCCATCAGAGCCTGTACTCAAAGAAAAGGTACAACCAACTTAGTAACACGTGCAGACCGTAGGAGCAATGAAAGCTCACGTGATCTGAGTGACAAGAAATTCTTCACTGAAACGACCAGCGGTAGAGCCATTCCTGGCCTTCCCATGAAACATTAATCATGGTTTGTGTgtgaatattttccttcatttcagcTAAATATTTCAAACCCAGGATTTATGCAGGAACCCAAAACTCAGGTTCAGTGTGGTTCTATCTTAACAGCACTAGATGTTATTCTTTCTGCCTAAAATCATTCTTACCTGTGTAATAATTCAGAACACAAATATGCAAAGTCTCACCTTTCCTTCCAAAGATAGCTTGGAGGCATTGGAGCTCAGGCATTGGTCAGGCAAGGCCCAGTTTTACTCTTTGGAAAAACAATCCATCTGATTTAAGTGAAGAACTTTAGCCTCTATGAGGACTACCTCTAATTATCACAACCAACAGTCAATATAGCTCCATACTTAAGTCCTAGTTGGAACAATCTGGCTTTTCTtcctaaattaatattttgaattcttttcagttttgaagATTCAACTACTGACTGAATTCATTCAACAACGGGTTTCATTTTGCTCTTATATGCTCTGTATATGTATCTGTTTCACGCCGTTTCGAGTAAGACATATCTTGATCTGTTGTAAGGGTGTTTGTAAAATCAGTGACATACACATGTCTCAAACAAGTAACGCAtataacagaaaacagaaaattgacTGCACTTGTGCTATTTCtgtcaaggaaaaaaaactatttcgACTCACATCCAACTCATCTATGACTTGCCTATCCAGCCCTAATAGTTTTTAGGTACGTGTTTGTAACAAACTGTACTTCCTTAACATGCCAAAAGGTAATCTGTAGTAACACCACCTTGGCTGACAGAAAGACATGTTGGTCCTAATTTAAAGTTAGCTAGTATCCCTCAGGCCACTAAACTGAACTGCTCACTTCTAATATTTCACACAGGTTTGTAGAAATGTCACTTACAGAGACTAATAAACATAAGACACATTTGTAATGGTTTTGAAAAATAGAAGCAACTATCAAATATAATTTACGGTATGCTCCGTAATTTCTTGTCAATGGGATCACTGTCTCATCTAATCTAGTAATCGTGACATATCTTCATCAGAAATATTACCTTTGGAAGTACTTGTCCATGTTTCGTCATCATCAAAATGGGCGTCGCCTCCATAATTTGGCCCAGGAGGAAAAGCATGAGCCAGCAGACCAGAGGGTCCATCAAATGGGTAGAAGTCGCCATGCTCTACACACAAAAGCAAGAGTTCAGAATCTAATTATACCCACTAGTGCCCGGCACGATGCTGGGTGGAttctgtaaaaagagatgaatgaccgaaaggagggaaaaaagaatggagacaAGTAAGGAGCGGCATGTAAAAATGTCTCCACAATGTCATCACCTTTAGTTCCAAAAGAGATCATGATGTCAGCAGTGCCATCATGGAGTCTGGTGAAGTTCAGTGGTGTCACATCAGACCAAACTTTGAGGGCTTTTTTGAATGCCTTTTCGACTTCAGAATGAGTCAGATCAGGGGTATAATTCACAATCCTATTTAACAGAGAAAGTTTCGATTACATTTCTGGAAGGCAAAGGGTATTTGATAACATATTTTCTTGGAATACTGCTTTTTGACTCAAATGCCATGCCTTCTCTGAAAGTTCTGGTAGAGGCCCATCATTTCAAAGAACTTAGCAATTATGAGGCCATACAAAGGTAACAAAATGAATTCAGTCAGACATTTGACTATCTCCAAATATCTGACCACTTGGAATCTTACATTTAAAGTATTCACAtatgtaattaaaacatttttttaatgtttatttatttttaagagagagagagagacagagcatgagcaggggaggggcagagagagagggagacacagaatctcagcaggctccaggctcccagctgtcagcacagagcccgaggcaggactcgagctcacgaactgtgagatcataacctgagttgaagttgaatgctcaactgattgagccccccCAGGCATCTCAAAGTATTCATATACTTAATAAAACTTATACTGAATGATACAAGTTTGCAATTGTATCGCTATACCCCAAAAATGCAATAGCTCTGTGAAGTTCCTAGAGACAGCAGGACTCTCCACTTTTAAGCACTATTAATAAATATGCCTGATGTAGTACATTTGCATAATTTATTAAACCTACTTTTACTTCTAATTTGacctcttttctaaaaaaaaaaatactttgaggttTTTAACATACAGTAATTCTGGGTTAAGGAAACAATAATAGATGTTAGGGGACGTTCTCACCAATAGTATTAACGTCATCAGTGGAATTCTTTAACTTCTAGTTAAATATTTAAagcctatctttaaaaaaacgGGACCAACATGTTCTGTCCCCTACAGCCTGTGCTGAAAATTAGGcatttcatgctgttttccaaagtagcaaATCTTAAAGAAAGATAACCTCTGACGTACCTGTAGGTTAAGTTCGTCTTGGACCACTTGAGCGTTCGGGGGAAAACGTTGTACTCGCCCACATCGGGGACCCCACATCTCGGTTTCTTCATGACGTCTAAGGTGTTGTCATCGAGCTTGCCGGTGACCTCTAAGCCAAAAAAGGCTTGCATTTCTCGGAGCCTGTCGGCCACGGAGCTCGTGGCCGCTTTCTTCAGGATTCCAGCGGGATTCATCGGGTAGTAGTAGGATTTCAGGTAGCGCTGGAAGAGAGAACAGAGGCACCTGCTGGAAAAGGGAAGGGCGTCGGGGAGACGGGGCGCGGCGCTGGGACCGGCCGGATACTGTACCTCTGCCAACTGGAAGTCTTCCTCGGACAGGTCGTCGTCACCAtcgctgggaaggggcagggaccGACAGCGAGCCCAGCTCCAGAGGAGGAGGGCGGCGAGGAAGGCCCGGTGCATCCTGACGGTTGTGCCCGGAGGCTGCTGGCCCCTGCAGACGCGCACCTTTATTTTATAGACCTGCAGGGGTGACTCATCGTCTGAGGACACGCTCCGCTTCCTAGGGAGCTGAAAGTAAACATGCTTACAGGGCGACTTTTGCTTTCCTCCCAAGAAGTGTGGTTTGTGGGAGAATTTGAGGGAAATAGGAAATGAGGCCATCTCTCATTTCACCGGGGGCCCAAAAACCATCTGGCCAAACAAACGGCCTCAGCACATTTAGGGATGCTGTGGGAAGAAACAGACTAGTGAGTTGTTCACTCCACTGGGAAAAAGGTTGTTCCCTCCTAGGAAAGCAGCCACTTTTATTGTTTTCGGAGAAGAAAATCAAGACGCTGCACTCCTTCCTTACAGGCACACTGAGTCCTGCTTCTACAGCATCTGTACCCCTGTGACCTGCAAACATCACTGTCCCCAAAGCAATTACAGAGGGCAACGCTGTCTACCTGAGGCCGCAGACTGGACCAGACCCACGCTCGGAGCCCCGGAGGCACCAGGGGACATCCACGGCATTGATGTGACGGTTGAAATCTAAAGGCTCTGGTGTGACCCCTAACAGACGTGGAGTCCCGCTCAAATGCCCGGCAGGTCCAGGACGAGGGAGGAGAAGATACTGGAAGACAGCGTAACGGCTACCACGTATTGAGGGATCACTACCCGCGAGGCTTAAaaggcatgatctcatttaatctgtatGACAGCCGCGTGAAGGAGGGACCGCTGGAAGGCTTGTTTCCACCGTACAGATGAATAATCTGAGACACAGACAAGTTAAATGCTTGCTTTGGGTCACAGAGTTAATAGACGGTCCTCTCGGCATTCCAATCCAAGCCACTAGACTCAAGACTTCGTGTTCTTCACCACCATCCAGCCTGGCCTCTACCCCATTAATTCTCAGAAACCGAACTGCTTTGTTCCCACACGTCTGGGAGTATCCAGGAAAACTGGGGGGGCTAGGGAAGCTCATGGCCATTGTCaagtttctcaatttttatttttaagtttgcaCAGTAGAAGTGCCTTAGGTCCAACACTCAGGAAAGCCGTCCTCGAGGCCTATTTCTATTATCCCCTTCAGAACCTCACACAGTGAGTTCCATGAAATCAGAACGCCGTCTTTGGTCCCCCGGCGATGTAAATGGACGGAAGAATAGGAGTCATGATCTTCAGATCGAACGACAGAAATTGATGCACGTTAATTTAAGTGACCAAGAGTCAGGGCTCAGGTCcggaacaggaagagaaaaagaaggagcgTGAATACAGATTCGGGTGGGTCAGGAAGGGGCACCCGTGTGTGAGTAAAAACGTCATCACCTCCACTGGCCGGTACCTCAGGGTGAGCAGAAAGCCTGTGAAATGTGGGCGATCAGTTgaggaatttgttttcttttttgaaagtgggggaagagcagagacagagacagagacagagacagagacagagacagagagagacaatcttaggcgggttccacactcagcacagagccccacgtggggctcgatctaatgaccctgggatgatgaccggagccaaaatcaagagtcagatgcttaactgactgaaccacccagcggCTCCACTTGAGGGAAATTTATGCTTTTCCCAAAACAGAGCCAAATAGATccttacaataaatatttctaatgaGTCCAAGATTAGGTTTGGGCTCAACCAGCAATGCAAAACAATAACTTCAGTCTCTTTACAACAGCTTATTTTAGATTAAGTGATAATTATCCAAAACTTTGATTCATCTACTAAGCATCTAGGAAATCAGTTCATTAGGTACCATTCATTTTTACCAATAAAATAAGGCTTTTCAagtttcagatatttaaaaagaagcccGAAAGACCTCTGGAAACAAATGACATTTTATGTAACATGTGGAAGGGGGAGAGACACATCACATAGGTTAAGTACTTGCAGGTTCTCATATATCTGTAGACATGTTACCACGTTAAGCTAGAATGTTTTAGtatgtaggggtgtctgggtcggtcggttaagtggccgacttcggctggggtcatgatctcatggttcatgggttcgagtcccgcgtcgggctctgtgctgacagctcggagcctggagcctgcttcagattctgtgtcttcctctctctctgcccctctcctgctcatgatctgtctgtgtctcagaaatgaataaacgttaaaagtaaaaatgtagagtGTTTTAGTctataagcaatgaatcatgggaatctaccctcaaaacaaagagcacactgtatacactgtatgttagccaatttgacaataaattatacttttaaaaaaagaaacaaacaaacaaacaaacaaataaaccagaatGTCTTAAAAAGCCACTTTAGTTATTAAACCAGCGACTACTGATTGGGCATCAACTCTGCGGGATACCGTGCTAGTCCCTGCGCAGGTAGAATGAAGATAAGAGCCTTTTTCTTGggttaattaaaatattacctCCCTgcaaagacacatttttttaatgagaaatgacAATAAGTAAATGTCATGGTATTTCAACTTCACAAATAATGTTAATTACAAACACGTTAGCATTTTATTGGTCTCATTCCACTTAAGAATATAAACAGCACAAAATAAGAAACAGGTTGATGAGAACACACTGTTCACTTTCTGTAGTGTTCTTGGTAAGGTAAATAAAAATTGCTCAGAAGGTTAAAATAGAAATTGATTCcttaagaaaacaatcagactGCTTATCCGTGGGCTACTGTTCACAGAGGAGTGCACTTGGCCGGTGATTAGGATGTGTCATCACAGGGAAATGTGTGGGCAAATTGCTTGTCAACACGAGTCCTTATCTCTGGCTGTTAAGCGTTGGAATGAAAGCCAGTCCTAACCACCGGTGAAGTGGTTTATGGTGTCAAATGACACCTTTAACACAATTAGCTGAGCTGGTATTCACAAGTGGTTCTAACGAGCCTGCTGGACACTGGAAATTGGAAAAGCTGTAGAATGAGCAAACAACAGTGGACCCAGTGAGAAATGTGTATCTACTGCTGATTCAGACAGAAGCAATATGGGACTTTTTAAGACCTACATCATCATCTAAGCTCAAGACATCACCCAGGACAGAACCAGAGATGTCCATGACCAACCCCTGAGTAAAGCACAGGAAGATTCCAGAACAGGAAAACCGGGAACAAAGGGTCAGCTGCGTTGGATTACAATTCTGAAAATTCTAGAAGTCAAACAATCTTTAAGACAAAAAGTCTGGTTTCAGTTTAGAGCGTGGTAAATCAGCAATGCTGGTGGTGACGCTTGGTGTGTTTATTCTTCTGCAAGTTAAGGATTTGAGTGTGCAGAAGCAGGAAGCAATGGTTGGTGGAAACACATCCGATGGTTGCCTAGTTTCTGACCCCCCTGCAGCCCCACGGCATGGGTTCCATgcctttaaaaacagaatttctgatttaaaaaataatacacaaaaaaagtaaataaacttaccGCATGGTGGCTGGAAACTAAGGAGAAACCTAGAAGGGAATATTACCGTAATACCTCGAGATTTTTTAGATAATCCCCTACATATATATTCTGAAAGTTGATTTATTTAGACAATAGTCAATctcaaaggtttttttaaaaaaaaaaaaccagtagttTCTGGAATAGAAAACTTGCCATGTTGTTGCTTTGTTGAATCTGCCTTTATTTTCAATTCCAGGAAGGTGATGGGAATGAATCAGGTACGTGCTCCCTGGTTCGCCCTTACCTGAACCTGTCACAAAACTGAGAAGGAGCTCAAAACTGCACACGATGTATCTTAATAATACTATGTGTTAAAGAGGTTAATACCTGAAAAGTTTTCATAAGCTCCAGTTGGATAATTCCGGAAAACCGTAGGCAGGAAGTATACACTGTCAACGGTGACTCCCCGTGAGTCCCGCTACCAGGCTGGTTTCACACCTCCATGCGCAGGAAGAAGGCAGTCATCCCGGCCTTAGGATCGGGGCCAGCGTCCGGGCCTCAGGTGCGCACTAACTTCACTCATTTCCTTGGGGCGTCCATCAGCCCGATGTGAGGGCCCCCAGCTTTTTCCCTGTTAATGACAATGAGTCAAAGAAAGGCCTTAAACTTGGCGGGAAGGTTATGACCAAGCAATTAAAACACGTCTCAGGCAAGGAACATTATAAGCTGACATCTAAATGGAAAAGGAACCCTTTTGAGCCATGGACTGCAGGAtgggtgtttgtttcttttccctctccgTCGATTCCGCTCTTCTCTAAGTCTGCAGAGACCATGCAGAGGGGCCTTGACGACCGTTACACCCTCCCCAATCCCAACCCTGCCATGCATTAGCCCTGTCACACGTGCCACTTGTTGGCTGTCActgatacagcagtgaacaaaacacgTCGGAATCCCGGTCCTTAAGTGGCTAACACTCTACTAGGGGGAGAGAGGTAattagagagaaaaacagagcaggaaagagagagagcgcaagtcgGGGGTCAAGGGGGAGTGTTGCAATTTATATAAGGTGGCAAAGGGGCTCACTGAGAAAGGGACTTGTGAGCAAGAATCTGAGGGAGATGAAGGCTATTGAGTGATCTGGGGCAAGAATGTTCTCAGCAGAAAGGagacaagtgcaaaggccctgaggtgagaatGCGGCTGGCATACTTGAGGAAAGCGTCAGGAagtccagtgtggctggagcagagtggggCGGAAAGGTATTTTCTTCACTTTACAAATGGGATCATCACAGGACCTATCTTACAGGTTACATGATCATTGAAGGACGTATGGACTGAAGAACGTTTGCTaccttgcctggcacatagtaagcgctTGATACATTTAACTAATTCGCAGTAAGTAACCACAGAGCACCCAGCAAAACCTGGGCTCAGCACAGGGGCCACATCATCACCAGTGTCCGCGGGGAGATATTTCAAGGAGGTATGTTTACAACCAAGCCTGGAACGACACCCGCACCTACAGATCCACAGgtccgccccacccccctcccctgaaCATCTGTAGGTCcagcaccaccaccccaccccccatgccccCCACCTGCAGATCGCTCAGCCTTGGACTTGGTCATGTCACCTGCTCCCGGGTCCCCAAGGccccaggggctgctggggctTTTGACGTTTCTAATTTCTAGGTTGATTCACTCTTTCCTGTTTATCTTCTTAGCTCTTCTGTCACCTGTGAAACTCAGTCCTCTGTTTAATGCCTACAGTGGCTTCTGGTCCTGATTGGATCCCGACTGATACAGGTGACAAAATGAGGAATAAAATGGGAAACAGAGGTACGTTCTCAGTCCCAATCAGCACTGACTTACTGTATCTTCTTGTATAATGTAATGTACATCTTCATGTACAAATTAGATTTATTTTCAGATAtgaataaggataataatagctCCCTGTTCTTAAATTTCAGAGAGTGAGAAAACCATATGAAATAAAGGTCTTATTTTGAAGTCAAATATAATTCTGTTCTACCTTATCCCCAAATCGTACGAGCAAGGAACATCTCATCCTGGTCTGGCCAAAGACCGAGGCCGTGTTCCTCAGTAAAAACATTGCACATTAAGTCAGCCATGCATTCCCGACATGGGAAAAAGACTCGGAGAGGCTTAGACCAGATGTATAAAGATCATTTAATGAGTACAAAATAAGTTCTTTGAGACTAGTTAAAAgttgggaggaaaaataaatggaggCCAAGCTGCTAAGCCTGATTCCCTCAGATCCAGACGTCCCAAAGTCAGGGAGAAAGACTCCTCACTGGTGTATGTCTTAGGACTGCATTTCCCACAGGGGTGCTTTGAACCCCAATTCCATGCGATGTCAGAGGTGTTCTGCTAATATTGATagtaggaggaaaggaagaggggaattTCTATGGTCGAGCAAGTTTAGGAGGTATTCAGTCACACAACCATGAGCAGTTTTTTCCTGGAGGACTCCTCGGGGCTTCAACACGGCATGCAAATCTAGGAGGGGCCTAGAGCTTGGAACATGCTTTCAACACGGCATGCAAATCTAGGAGGGGCCTAGAGCTTGGAACATGCTTTCAACATGCAATGAAAATTTAGGAGAAGGCTAGAGCTTGGAACATGCTTTCAACACGGCGTGCAAATCTAGGAGGGCGAGAGAGCTTGGAACACGCTCTCCAGGTAGCTTCTCGCAGCAC from Panthera tigris isolate Pti1 chromosome D1, P.tigris_Pti1_mat1.1, whole genome shotgun sequence includes the following:
- the MMP13 gene encoding collagenase 3, with amino-acid sequence MHRAFLAALLLWSWARCRSLPLPSDGDDDLSEEDFQLAERYLKSYYYPMNPAGILKKAATSSVADRLREMQAFFGLEVTGKLDDNTLDVMKKPRCGVPDVGEYNVFPRTLKWSKTNLTYRIVNYTPDLTHSEVEKAFKKALKVWSDVTPLNFTRLHDGTADIMISFGTKEHGDFYPFDGPSGLLAHAFPPGPNYGGDAHFDDDETWTSTSKGYNLFLVAAHEFGHSLGLDHSKDPGALMFPIYTYTGQSHFMLPDDDVQGIQSLYGPGDEDPNPKHPKTPDKCDPSLTLDAITSLRGETMIFKDRFFWRLHPQQVDAELFLTKSFWPELPNRIDAAYEHASRDLIFIFRGRKFWALNGYDILEGYPKKISELGFPKEVKKISAAVHFEDTGKTLFFSGNQVWSYDDSNHAMDQDSPRLIEEDFPGIGDKVDAVYEKNGYIYFFNGPIQFEYSIWSNRIVRVLPANSLLWC